CGAATTCTAATTTATAATATTAATATCATGAAATGTTTTATCTGGAAATCACGAGCTCAAAGATTGGTTTCGACTTGCAAAAAACGGGGGCTTCTTCTTGGCGGGTTCAGATCTTGATTGAATGGTTCTTCAGTTGGTCTTCTGAagttgtttctttttgtttttaaatatggAATTTCCTAACACTCACAAATTCGCAGATCGTCGTCGTTTTAATTGCGGAGAATTCGTACTCGCCAACGATTGTGTCCTCGACCTCCATTCTTGAACTCGATCAACAGCTTCCGTGAATGTCAAAGATTTTCCCATAGCCtggaaataaagaaaaaatgattttttaaattaataaatcacTTACCATACTGATAATTCCACACCAACCATTCGGATCAATCTTTTGTAGAGGCTTCCGAAGGTGCATGCAATAAATGTGCTCAAATCCAAGAACAATGACGCTgacgatctgaaatttttaagaaccAAATTTAAGGCTTATTTTCAAATGCTTACGATTCCACCGGCTAACAGCACAAATGCCGATAGAAAATTCTCGATTCCAAGCGGTGCTGACTGGGTTTGACTGTGACTGTCTGGTGTACATGCTCCGGTGAGCCAGAAGTTTTGAAGACGTTCCAAGTCACCTGAAAAACGCAAATTTGAATTGGGTTTTAAACTTagaatgtggaaaaattgttcTGGATGCTCTCAGAAAAGAAAGGCAGGATTTTTTGTAGCAAGGAATATATTTGGGTGAATGTATAACACGTCGAAGTAGAGAAAAGACCGatatgaaacatttcaaaataggCTCCTCCCACATAGTGGCTGTTTAGGATTTTCTTAGAATTAatgtttttgagaattttcgattttgaacaaaatttgaactttcataaaatgtttgagttttttcagatCACAAACCTTTCTGCTGATACTGCAGCATGTAATGATTGACTAGAGAAGTGTGCGGTGAGTTCTTTGGAAATCCAATACCGTAACCTGTCATACTTGCCCATTTACCAACTGTCATCAATGCACAATTTGCATCTTTTCCAGCCCAGTAGTCAAGCACCACAGCGTCATAGATAAAAGCATCGAGTTCTCTGAAAATGATATTGGATCTAAAAAAGACGTTCAAACATAAATTATTACTCATTTTTGACAGCTTCTATTCCCGCGGAAATGTTCATTCGGAAATATTTGTTATGCTTCACGTATTCGTGCATTCTGAAATCATCAGAACTTGAATTTCAGACactattcaataaaaaaaacaaacttgtGCCAATTCCGTTTCATAGTCTCATGAGTGTTACCACCATCAACTGTACCAAATCGAAATGGTGGTTTTTGATCATGTGGGAAGTTTAACTAAAAGATGTTTCTACTTGTATGTTAATTGTCTCTACTTACCATAGGATCATGTATTCCACTCAAATCATAATATTGAACACGTGTGATCATAAATGCCGCCAAGTTAGCCGTGTAAACTGCCAAAAAAGTTAGACCAAAAGCTGCCCAAACGAGAGCCATCAATCGGGATACTGTAGATTTgggaacatctgaaaaaaggggaattttacagttttaggTACGTGGCCCGGTCTCGTAACGATCATAACTTCGTAGCTACAGTACTCGCAAGTATTTTGCAcgattttcttccaaaaatgtaTAGTTTGCCTGTCACAAATCAGGAAAAGAGAGCAAATCTCTGCAACTATCGATAGAAAACATCGAAATAGAAATTGGGTACGGAATCTCCTAATTTTTAATCGTGTCGAGACTCGGAATTGTACTGTCGCGTCATAAAAATTACGGTAATATGTAACCGCTGCTGCTGATATTGTGTGAGGAGGGTGagtgaaaaggaaaaataaaatctaaatattaaaaacatttttgggagttatttacttttaaattcaaaatttttaaaacaactaaaaatattCAGTTCGTTACTTTTCTCGCCAAGGCAACATAGATATATGGTGCCAAAATTGGTATATAATGTGAAACTCCGTCCTTATCTTGGCTtcttgcaattttgaaaaaaaaaacctgtggATACACTTGCACTGAACAATGTCGCCCACACGAGCCAATATGATCGAAATAATGAGAATTTATgctctgaaattgatttttcagggaatAGGCTTCAGCTTTCTACATCAGGAATCTCACGCCTAGTCACGTAAGTTGTCTAAAATCTGAGAAACGGAAAATTATACCTGGCGGGGGATATTTTTGCATATTGAATGAGTATGGTGACACCCATTCGAATAAAAATATCGAGATTGCTGCCACGTGGATGCAAACAAATAGAATAATAACCCATGTTGAATACTCAAAAGGTTCTAGAAAAGCAGTTGGAGATAGAACTCCGCttcgaatttttacaattattgAAATTCCAGTATCCAAAAATGGAAGGGAAAAGTCAATATCTCGTGCTCGTTCCGAGTTTAACTGGAAATCTAAATATTATTAATGTATCACAATAATCTTCAGAAACCTTCAATGAAGTAACACACATATCTGCCTTATTGTGCATCAAATCAGCTATAAGCCCATTCCATCCATTTTCAGTCTTCAGTCCCCATTTCTCGTCTCGTACTTTGTATAAAGTGTAAGTGAATCCAATATCATTTGCAAGTTTGTTGAGAAGATCTACACAATATCCAgaacaacattttaaaagtgttCGATTTCTGAGGAATAATCATTTGAGAGCGGAAAAGTTGAGAGATAACTCACTTCTTAACGCCAGCGCCATCAGTATACTCGACATCTCCCCAATCACAGATGGATCCCTGAAATTGTGTAGCTTAGATTTTACGGTATTAGTAGTAGGAGTTCAGCGCGATTCACGTTCTTCCAGGGCGAAAGACATGGCAGGAGTAAGCCAGTAAGTAATAAATAACCTGATTTCCTGGACATTTCTGTGTGTCAGGATCAACATCAGATACAGCGATGAATGGTGGTTCATGCAGAGTGACCACTTTCACGTGAAACTTGTCAGCTGCTCCCTGAGGTGGATTGGCCTTTTCGCCCGGCCATTGAACATCCGCCATTTTCAACTCgttatttgtgaaaattccTACTTTTTCCCAAGTTTTTTCACCTTTCGAATTAGTTCTcaaatttgagatttgaaGAATCGAGTTTCTCAACCGTCCGGTTTTCtcaaaagtgtagaaaaacgAGTCATGACCGTCATCCACGTGGAATGGATTTCCCTTTACAAATGCTGCTTTCATgtgtctgaaatttaatttttaaccaatttttcttaGTTCATAGTTTCATATTATCAAATCTCACTCATAAATATATTTCCCATTGTCCCAATATGGATCACCATCTTCACTTTTGCACGATACATTCGATTTCAACGAGAACATTTCGTTGGGTCGTAGTTGAAGCAAAGCGgctccaaaaagttttggtgCAAGTTGAATGATAAGAGGGAGGATGTCATCACGCGGAGCAAACATTGCATTGGATACTGAAATTGGTAATTTGATGGATTATCTTTAAATCGTGAAAAGATTAGGTggagcctaagcttaagcctaagcctaagattAAGCaaaagtctaagtctaagtctaagtctaaatctaagtctaagtctaagtctaagtctaagtctaaacAATTCCTGCCTGTATGAAAATTGACACAAAGCATTCCAGCCTGAGCCGGAGCTTTCACCGTAGTTTGTGTGCCTTTCACTGATTGAGTGCCGATCCACAGATATTTTTCTCCGATCATATCCATTTTTTCAGCGTGCTGGAAATAAGTTTGTAACTATAATCAATAATCTTGAATTACCGAAAAAATTGTCCCTGCTTGAGCCGCATTTGCgtacaataaaataattttcgcttgatttttcttcacaTCTGCCAACTTTAAGTCAACGTCGgtatcattttttgtgttcatATGAGAAAAGTGAATCATttcgaatctgaaaaaaaaaaccattgaaaagTTACAGTGAACTATTACAACTTTGTagatttattggaaaataattcCAGCTCTTCTCGAATCGCAGTCACAAAACGATCATTTCCAGCCATTTCAGATGTAACCACCCCAAATTTTGGCCAGTTGTATCGTCTAAGAAGTGCAAGCATTGCTCTGAAATTCTCTGAGTTCTGAGTATTTCCAGACTTTCCGATTTACCTAGCCTGATGCTCAATTGGCGGAGCCATTTGAATAATTCTATACGGAcccaaatcattttcaaatgtgaATCCAGCGTTGTCAGCGTTCCAAGCAATTATTGGAATTCCCGTATAACTTGCTGCAGTCAAGAAATATTGCTCAGCAGCGGTAGTTGAGTCATATGTCTCTGACGCTGTTACAAAAATGATAAGAGCTACGTTATTTGAGGTGACATTATTGCAAAGACAATCTAGAACTtctttgacaaaaaatgttccagtCGGAAGAATACAGTCGACTGCTTGGAAGTTGTATCGTGTAGCAAGGCGTCGGAGACttctaaaatatgaaatttgtgAGGTTGAAAGATAATAAAAAGAACGTACGATACTGCAGTGGCgtcattgatttttcgaataacTTCCTTAAAAGCTTTGTCGTAGGATTTCGAGCGGCCAGCGTaatgctggaaattttttattgatgtCAAAATGTGGGCTAGTTACATTAGATATTTCACAAAGTGAGGTGTGAGCCTCATCCGCCTCTTCCCAGGTATTAAATTTGCCATAAACTCTGAGAATACCGTTAACTGGGCGGGACTTACTTGGGAATTTGAATTCTTGATACGCAATTTCCAAGTTTAATCTTTTTTCTACTTTATTCTCTCAACTAATacgttttccaaaactttgtggaaaattatgcagtggaaaatttggcgggaatttttgTAGCGGTAGATtcaaattctcttttttttcgaaaatagtgTTCTTTGCgagttgcaatttttaaaattttgattcattACGGAAAAACTGTCATTTGTgacatgaaatatttttgacaaattttctgaaaaattttcataatttttttatttttaattttgcagacCACATTGCAAGGCACTTTACATTAAGACTCGAGGAATAATATTCACCTGATACACGACAGCAATATTCACATCTTCTCTTTTTGGATCCTCCTTTGGCTTTTGAACTTTACGGCTTCCTCCCAAATCAATcgactgatttttttcgaagaaagtTGCAAGTAAAAGAAGAATAAACCAAATTCTGTGTTTCATAGTAAAGAAGATGGACGAGTGAATAAGAGCCAAAGAAGGTGAAACTggagaaaaacaatttaaacggCAACCTCTTCTTGAGCATCTCGTCTTCAAAAACCTATTACCGAAGAGAAGAGAGGGCCCCTTTCTAAGAATTTCGGAGGGTGTTCATTACTCTTTTTGgcgttttccaatttccggtttttgaaacattttttcaaatgaacatttcagaatgcagaaaaaatcaacataaaAATCAGAACTTCATTCATGAAACGACGGTGGACAAAATGACATAGGATGATGAGATACCCATATTATgactcgaaaattcaaataaattctgaTGGCTCAATCGACTGAAGAAATTGATGAGTTCGATGAGTTTGTCGAGCTATTTTCCAGAGACTCGAAAAGTTCCAGACAATTGGAGTAGTCACGATCCCAGTAGCCACCCTTGTACGCCCAGTGACCTTCGTCGTTTTTGGCAAACCACCTGAAAGTATGTACTAGTTAGAATTagacttaaaaattttttagaaagccGATAAACTTACTTCTTGTTATTACGAAACACATGTTTCAGAATCTGGTTATGTCTagctatttttaaattcaaaaataccgtcagtttatttataaaaaatatcgtTAGCTCTTGAATTaaacaagaaaatgagaatCTCGATCCTTAAACTTTTATTAAACTCACATGGGAACATCACCAGTCTTAGTGGTTCTTCTCTCCCGTTGCTCCTCTTCATACTTATGTTTAAACTCTTCAGCTTCATCATTTTTCCCATCTTCCAATGCTTTCATATCCTTACGACGACGACTATCAGTTGGAGCAACAGTGTCACTCATTCCAGGATACATTTCATTGAGAGAAAGTGTGAAGTTGGTAAAGTGGAACTGATCATCGAAGAGCTTCGGAATCTGATTCGAAACCCAAAGAATCTTGGATCCCGGTACCACAGGACCCTGATCCTTTTCCGAAACTGTTTCATTAAACATTCGAAGATACTCCTTCCGATGATGTTTGAAGTCTTCATTATCACAGGATGCCAGGAAAAGTGTCCAATTTCCGTACAATGCTTTGATCTTATTCTTTCCTTCGAAAATGTGTCCTTCCACGTGTACATCACCTCCCT
This is a stretch of genomic DNA from Caenorhabditis elegans chromosome V. It encodes these proteins:
- the nmr-2 gene encoding PBPe domain-containing protein (Confirmed by transcript evidence); the protein is MKHRIWFILLLLATFFEKNQSIDLGGSRKVQKPKEDPKREDVNIAVVYQHYAGRSKSYDKAFKEVIRKINDATAVSSLRRLATRYNFQAVDCILPTGTFFVKEVLDCLCNNVTSNNVALIIFVTASETYDSTTAAEQYFLTAASYTGIPIIAWNADNAGFTFENDLGPYRIIQMAPPIEHQARAMLALLRRYNWPKFGVVTSEMAGNDRFVTAIREELELFSNKSTKFEMIHFSHMNTKNDTDVDLKLADVKKNQAKIILLYANAAQAGTIFSHAEKMDMIGEKYLWIGTQSVKGTQTTVKAPAQAGMLCVNFHTVSNAMFAPRDDILPLIIQLAPKLFGAALLQLRPNEMFSLKSNVSCKSEDGDPYWDNGKYIYEHMKAAFVKGNPFHVDDGHDSFFYTFEKTGRLRNSILQISNLRTNSKGEKTWEKVGIFTNNELKMADVQWPGEKANPPQGAADKFHVKVVTLHEPPFIAVSDVDPDTQKCPGNQGSICDWGDVEYTDGAGVKKNRTLLKCCSGYCVDLLNKLANDIGFTYTLYKVRDEKWGLKTENGWNGLIADLMHNKADMCVTSLKLNSERARDIDFSLPFLDTGISIIVKIRSGVLSPTAFLEPFEYSTWVIILFVCIHVAAISIFLFEWVSPYSFNMQKYPPPEHKFSLFRSYWLVWATLFSASVSTDVPKSTVSRLMALVWAAFGLTFLAVYTANLAAFMITRVQYYDLSGIHDPMLNFPHDQKPPFRFGTVDGGNTHETMKRNWHKMHEYVKHNKYFRMNISAGIEAVKNEELDAFIYDAVVLDYWAGKDANCALMTVGKWASMTGYGIGFPKNSPHTSLVNHYMLQYQQKGDLERLQNFWLTGACTPDSHSQTQSAPLGIENFLSAFVLLAGGIIVSVIVLGFEHIYCMHLRKPLQKIDPNGWCGIISMAMGKSLTFTEAVDRVQEWRSRTQSLASTNSPQLKRRRSANLRPTEEPFNQDLNPPRRSPRFLQVETNL
- the nmr-2 gene encoding Ionotropic glutamate receptor C-terminal domain-containing protein (Confirmed by transcript evidence), coding for MHNKADMCVTSLKLNSERARDIDFSLPFLDTGISIIVKIRSGVLSPTAFLEPFEYSTWVIILFVCIHVAAISIFLFEWVSPYSFNMQKYPPPEHKFSLFRSYWLVWATLFSASVSTDVPKSTVSRLMALVWAAFGLTFLAVYTANLAAFMITRVQYYDLSGIHDPMLNFPHDQKPPFRFGTVDGGNTHETMKRNWHKMHEYVKHNKYFRMNISAGIEAVKNEELDAFIYDAVVLDYWAGKDANCALMTVGKWASMTGYGIGFPKNSPHTSLVNHYMLQYQQKGDLERLQNFWLTGACTPDSHSQTQSAPLGIENFLSAFVLLAGGIIVSVIVLGFEHIYCMHLRKPLQKIDPNGWCGIISMAMGKSLTFTEAVDRVQEWRSRTQSLASTNSPQLKRRRSANLRPTEEPFNQDLNPPRRSPRFLQVETNL
- the obr-2 gene encoding Oxysterol binding protein (Confirmed by transcript evidence): MTKLLANPHAHLKLTFKKTGETYSWSAPKCAIYNVIMGKMYMNFTSHMKIESSGTYDAVFSFDNKGYYNHKGGDVHVEGHIFEGKNKIKALYGNWTLFLASCDNEDFKHHRKEYLRMFNETVSEKDQGPVVPGSKILWVSNQIPKLFDDQFHFTNFTLSLNEMYPGMSDTVAPTDSRRRKDMKALEDGKNDEAEEFKHKYEEEQRERRTTKTGDVPMWFAKNDEGHWAYKGGYWDRDYSNCLELFESLENSSTNSSNSSISSVD